TGAAGAAAGTGAGTGCGAAGTTCTTGACCATCTCACAAAAGAGAAATATCAGGAGACAAGCTTACCTCAATGAAGTGTCTCAAAGGAATGATTCAGTTTTCTTTGCAACCATAGGAGCATTTGTGATTCTTCCACCTTTTATAATACTAGGAATAGCTATATTAACTGGCTATGTACAGCTTTTTCCTTGAAATACTATAGTTAGCGATACTTAAGTGATATATCAATGTGATATTAATAGAATTTCTTAccttattatttgttttctccTGTTTTAGCGATAGAGTGTATGTCTTTCCCCGTTGGTTAGcacattctttttattttgaaatgcttATAAACACTGATAAACAATGTCCTCAAACATTGAGAAAAACATCATGGATAATATATTGATCTATCTCCATGAAGTATTACAGCGTCCACATCAAggtttgaaaaaaatatcagaattgATTGTTAGGAgaatacaacaaaaaaatgtatcTCGCGGGAAGACATCACAAAGTTTTCTATGACTGTACCTTCTCTGAAGAAAGAAACCcacacaaacatattttatcttagGGAAAGAAATTCAGGTCCATCTGTGGTCTTATGTGTTTCAAACACTTGCATCCATGGCAAGGCATTGATTCATTTTTCTTAGCAAGACTCAGCCTTCATGCCTGCATTCTTGTCATCTGAACTAGctttttttcttatcaagtAGGAATCAGTAATTAGTTGTCCCAAATCACTCCCTGGTTTTGTATGTAGACCCATTTTTATTGAAGAAGGTAGAAGATCACAATCAAAGATATCTGAACGGTGAAAAGTATATTCCAAGTTGTTATGCTTTTGGATGTTTTTTCTTGGTAGGCTTGTAAACCTATAAATACATTCAGCACACCCAGTAATGACACTGCAGTTCCCACTACCCTGCGTGCAAAGAACCAAAGACTTCTTTTTTTGGATCCCCtgcgaagaagaagaaaacacttGTACCCTAATCATCATGCTTTGCAAACAGAAAACTGTAGCTGTTAATAAAGCTGGCTCTCTAGAAAATATGAACATAGAACATGAAAAATCtttataaagaaatttaaaagagaagaaaagtttGACTGCATTGTCTAAGTTTGGTATTTATCAAAGGCTAAATGGCCTAATCCAATATATTGCATAGATTTTCTTAATAACAAGCAATCCTTTGGTTCACCTTTGTGGTCGAAAAATACCAACTAGAACTTGCAGCCAGATAATACAATATAATGCTACCCCTAATCTTTGATGATTATTGCTGAAGGAGTTGTTGAAACTTTTTATGGACATGATTGCTCCTGCAGTGGCAAGAAGTACGGCAAGCTTCTGTTGAACAGAAATACAAAACGtgcatataattaataaaaaaaaggcaaggaTCAATGCAAGAAAAGAAAGCTTCTGGCCTTTTTATAACTTGAGCTAAAACTTGATTAATGATACAGACAACAGCATAATTGCAAAGTTCTTTTCACATGCTCTATTAAAAAATGAGACAAAGAAAGCTTGGAACTTCCAATAACCAAGAAGATTATTTCTTGTCTTCAAACCATTCATTATAGTCCTTTTCAATAAACAAAGATGAAATACCCCTCACTTGACCTTATGTAGTGACTAACAAGCTTTAGGACAAATAAATTAACTGTAAAATTGGAATCTTGCTATTCTTATCTCCATTCCACCATCATTAGAAGTTAATTAGTGGGACAACCGACCCTTCTAAACTAAACTGAAACCATATAAATAATTGTACAAATATGGGTTGCCACGTAAAGGGAAaagaaactaattaaatataccaaaaaagaaaaagaaaaaattatgatctatgatttaaatttataatgataatgTAACAGAGGTTTTAGGTTTAGATACACTTTCCTGCAAAACTGcatgaacataaaatataattctaagccTTCTTTGATTCCCCTCTCTGTTGGACAGTCTAATGACTAGTATACCATACCAATAGGCATTAAGAACGCCATTGAAGCCCACAAGAGAAACCCATGTAATGTGATTTCGAACTGAAGTCTAGAACTCATCTTCATACATAAAACAACCACAATAAAAAGGTAACTTCACAAACAAAACTTAAAAGAGGATTATAATAGCAATGTAGACAAGGAGAagaatatacaaaattataataccaACTTAATTGATCAAAATTAGAAAGAATACAATGCAGGAATGAAATACCTTGATGTTATGGTCTTTTTTGCTTGAATGTCTGCCTTTAGCTTTCTTGTGCTCTTGAGATGCGCTAACAAGGAGAAACATGCTTAATTGAAAGAGGAAAGCACTGAGTTTTTGTTGAACTCCCATTCTTCAATGCTAGTGAATAAGACTTCAAGGCAGAAACACTGACATTCTGGAATTTATATGTGTTTCTTCTCAAGCTGGCTAAGGTAACTTGCATGACTCtatatgtgtatgtgtgtttGAGGATTCATAGCACTTTTACCGTTCGTCTCAGATTGCACAACTAAACAGTTGAGTCCAAATCAGGAGAGAATGAGAGCAACTTGAAGCAAAGAGAGAACTCATCAATAAGCCGAAAATAGATAGAGTTTTAaccttcaaaattatatatttcagtTTGAAGTTAGAATAATAGACTAAATAACACTGGTTGCTGCATGAAAAATGATGGTTATGAAAGTGGGGTTGTGGGGATATATAATGAAATGAGATTTCAAACTTGTGGTTGCGGGGTTAACTTCCACAAGCTTTTTGTGTTTATGGTGGAGAATGTGCAGtttcagaaaaaagaaaaaaagtatgtCAGATTTCGATGGAGGGTTCTAAAAGACAAAGTGGGTCGTGGTAGACTTCCCTGGTAAACACTATCTTCTGTTTGCCACTGCTCAACAGACATTATTATAACATGCTTGAACAAAACATTATAAGTAAGTGAATAAATTCAAACTCTACCAAGTTTATTtcctttcttaaaaaaaaatgttaacaattTTAGACATGGCATTCTTGTTCGTATCAAATCACATTTCTTTCATGCAGCTTCGAGGTTAATATTTTTCCATATTTTAAACGACCAATCCATCTCAAGGAAATTATACATCAGCCCTTTCTTTGTGATTACTCTCAACAtttcacataatttaaaattttgagccaaaacttCAACGCTGTCCCTCTAATTATTACCAGACCTGCGATTAGAAGTTTTTCAGTATTCTTTTTCCTATATTTTTATCTCATGCTTGCATCTGCGTGACAATGGTAGGTCACAAATATGATTATGGGATGTGGAAAACACAGTAGACAGACAGTCACAACTCATATAACCTATTTATCATTGTGAGTTAAAATTATATCTGCCCTTGCACATGGGAAAAGAATAATTAACAAGTGCTAATAATGCAGAACCTTAAAAGGTAGATGCACGTGGTCCCTCATGTTAACCCTTCACCGTTGcttatattactttatttttacttttttttattactaacttTGTTTATTACTTTTATAGCATTCTTCTATTTGTGTTCTTTAGTAAATGTAAATTCGCTTACGAGCGACAGCATAATCCTGCGCAGTAAGTAATAAGCATGTTTAGTTCAGGTTACCAAGTgagttttttttgtcatttaataaaaatcaaaagttaaACTAATAATACAAAAGCTTTTTTTAATTACACCAGTGAGCAAATTGCAACGATTTAATTTTGACCAAGACCATGATTGTAGTTCGTAATCAATCAGGAGTACGCACATGCACAAGTATACCCGTTTAAAAGAAGTTACACACTAATCATAAGATACAGATGAAGAGTGCGTAAATGTACGTAAAGGaatcttaaaacaaatttataatagTTATCCAGCCTACAATTTTGATTACTTTTAAGATAAGTTAATCCTTGTCATACAACTTaacaaaatagtttattaaaatccaatattaatcatttattttaattcattcattttaattattttacttaaatttaacattaaatttcaTGTTCTCACTTCTACCCTAATAAGCTAGATAATAAATAGCAATGACTGAATTTAACACAATTAATTGCCTTGTTCATCTTTCTTCCAAAGAAATTAAGTTTATTTACAAACAAAAACTTCGGTGCAGTTGCTAAGGTGTTTTAGTGTTTTCTACAGTTTCACTTCATTAACATAAATAGTCTGCATTAAAAATCAACGCAGAAATTTGAGATAAAAGTTCAATACGAttttaaaaacaacacaaaaaaactcAAGGTTGTACACTTAAAGCTTTGTCCTTTATTAGCCATGCTTGGTCGAAAATATTTATTACCAAAAATCAGAGAGCACATATCAACTAACAGGTGATAAACCCAGAACCGAGACAAAAAAGTAATCGCTAAATTCAAAAGCAACTTGATCGAATACATCAGAATGAGTAAAATAGACGACtctgcaaaaatataaaattaaataaaacaccatctttcaaaaacaaaatcttcAGAGCTTAAAAGAATGCAAACTATGGTTGCAGGCAACGAAGTTTGTCACTACATGGATCACCTCTAAGCTCTTCCTTTTTATACTTAATGAATCAAAAAGCAGGGAAATTCCATTAACTGAATCACATAAATAGGTTTGGCCTGGATGCCTTGTATGTTGTCTTCAGCTTCCTAGTTGGAGGCCTAATCTTCTTGAACACCAATGGGAACTtgattttagaattgtgaaactGCTTGGTGCTCTCCCTTTTGCACAGCTTAGCTGGGATGGTGGCAGTCTTAATTATCTGGATGCATGGATGCCTCACCCTATGACGAGATGCCATTTCAGTGTACATATGCTCAACTGCACCATTCAGAGTTGTATCTCGGTATTCCTTGTACATATTGTGATAACCAGTGCGGCTCTGATAACGCAGCCAAATTCCATAATTCTTAATCTTGGTAGGATTCTTCTCAAAAATCTGCAATCAGTACAAAAACTCAAACCTCCATGTCCATTGTCCAATAAGACAGCAATTGGAAgctaaaatacaaatatttgttCAAGTATTTCTTTCCTAAAGGGGCTTTCATAAGACCATAATTCACCAAATGTCCAAACTTCAATGCCTTTCACCTCATTTACCATTTCCTGTGTGCTAATGTTAGGTTGTTAGTCAGAAATAATGCACCATATGACTCGAGTACACTCCATTTATCTACAGTCCTACCCCTACGCCACCAGATACCATCGTATGGGTGgcaaaaatttaagaaaaactatTTGCTTCCAtagtcaataaaaataaaaacagaaaaagagaaatgatgtgATCTACCCAACAGATAGTTAAGCATAAATGACTTCCCGTAGTCAAATCCACACTTAACAGGGTCTCTACATGTAGCATTACGTCTACCCTTCTTCAAATGTCTACATaacttaaacatatttaatgcaCAAGTTAAGCCCAGcagtataatatttataaaaaaaaaaaaaaaaaaatcctctagAATCCTTCAACATAGAAATCTAGCCTCATTGCAATCCTTTTAACAAGTAACTAGCGCTCAACTCATTTTAGTGCAATAATTGATATTTCTGAGACGAACAAAAATATACTAGTAAAATTGAGAAGTGCACACCTCATTGATGGCTAGCACTTGTCCATTGCTTTTCTTAACCTTCTtcaattttctcaaaaaatacctgtaacaattaacattgacattgtcaataataataactataaaGTGATTAATGGCCAACGTTTTCAGAAATAGAAAAGATTGcattttattattgaattagTACGAATACGAATAAACAACATTTGAAATAGAGATGAACAATAAACATACCAGAACTTGGATTTGGCACGGACCTCGTTGGTGGCCCAGAGTTTCATGCGGTAGATCTTAGGATGCTCATCGGATTCGGTAGGAAGAGCCCTTCCCACCACCTGGTACTGGTGAAACTGCTTCAACCATAATCACATTCACATGTTAAATTCCACAAACTCACTCTGCAAActaaatcaaacacaaaaaCCATTAACATTACCCACCCTCATGGCAACCATCTCCGCCGATTTCGATTGACTCCGCAACTGTTGTTCCACTGCTACAAGCTAATCAACAAAGGATCATATGTGCAAACTAGAACCCTAATGGGCCGGTGCCTTCCTTAGTAGGGCCCAACTGAAACCCCAGGCCCAGGTTGACCTTTTTTACATTTGACTAACGCTCTAACcagtaaacttttttttctttcataaagccatttcaattttttttttaattctccaGGGGTATTTGTATCATTTTCattagaaattaaagaaaaaaattataatctaaaATCAATCCAATATTTTTTCACGAGGtaaatttacaaatattattGAGATTGACTGTTTAATTTATGTGCTATGACAATTAGAACTTAGAAGTCATTTTAAGTTCagctgattttaaaaattaaaccgTATCTTTTACAAATTTTCTATACAggatttatagaaaaaaaaattatctctttaaAAACGTATCCAAACCAAACATGTGCttcgtatttttttaaataaaatgtgcTTCATGTGTTATTAAATGAGTTATTATAGAGGCCGTATTATACCTTAAAAACAACCTTATCATGTAGACAAGTCAGATTCATATCTTATAATGTCTAACCTatctattttcagatttttcttgTGTATTGAGTAGttgagattttaatttttatagtttataattttttaatataaaataagcctttaaataaattaataaattgtaagttaggtttttaaaaatatcaagtcTAAAAATAGATTACTTGGGCCTCTTTGAATTTCTTGGCCAGACCTATTTAAGTATGGCAAAAATTCATAAACATCTAACATCTATATGACAActagtgagaaaaaaaaaagagctagatatgatagtttttttttacatgtcaaatgatataatataccaaaaataaataaatataaaaatagtaaatattaataaagtatttGATATACAAGTGTTCATATATAActacttatttaaaatatgcaaaTAACACACTTTAAATCCGTGGTCCACAATATCCCCAAAGGAACATATGCAAAACTGTACACTTTAAATCCGTCTTCTATATTGTGGACTCACCAACCTCCACCATCCACTATTATTCATTTGAGAAATAATACTTGTACAACAACATTCAATAAAATTGTACagaggagaaagaaaaagaattgtaaaatataatgaataatgTCATATAGAGGGTTGTATGAGTGGTTGTAAGTGTATCACAATtcacaactaaaaaaaaagtctctgGACTAAAAAAGTAGGCTCTCAAggttaacttttttataaataaaaaaattaatttcatcattAAGAATgcagttaaaaaaattacatgattaaagaccaaaaaaatttaaaaaaaagtttaaagacATACTTAAAAATCCCAAATTGTTTAAGTCTTTAAGAATCAGATAAGAAATTTAACCTAAATTTTACtactaacttatttttaaacttaaaacactaaaaaaatcattttaaatttcatttcatttaaaaataattttatttaaaattagttttagaaaatcaacttcactaaacaaaataatttcgCAAATAGCTCACACAAACACAAGCTTAATATATTCGCTCACTTTTTTGTCACCATCAGTGGCCATAGACACAGTTATATTATGACCACTCTCCGTAAGCAAATCTATATTAACAATGTgcgtaatttattaaattttcattgaaaattcCTTCACCTAATTGATGTCACACTCTACCAATACTGAGGGTGAAACACGGCTCTGGAGTTGAAAAATAATACCCACTTCATATCTCAACCTTAGGTTTGAATATGGACCAAAAAACGAATAAACTAATAACTAATAGTCCTGTACTCCTGGTGCTTGGAATTTGGAggaaaatgaatatatgatgataGTCTACAATGATTATTCACGCAAAACTTAAATATAGGCTTCATAGTTCATACTGGTTCCCGATGCAGaactatgaaaaataataaaatgtaccAGAACATTTATGGAAGTAGGCAAACTGCAAATTTTACGTTTAAGTATACAGACCAATTCAGCAAAGGACGATAGTCTAATAATTGTATTTGTACTCATCTTATTAAATAGAAGCTTACacataaaacttataaaatCTACATTGATGGAGCTAGATTAGAGTAAAAAAACGTCTCTTATAATTTGTTTACTATAAAGGAAATTCCTATAAACATTACCATTTACTATAATGGCATAATAAGGAAAAACGTCTCtcataatataaaacaaaaaaacaaaaaagataagaaaaaagacTCTATTTTaagggtaaaaaaatataactcttagaaaaagaagaaaacaaacaaggaaaTAAATGAGTGAGCTAGATTAGAGTAATAATACACTTACAATAAATGCTTATAacactttttataatttgtttttctttatcacATAACTTGTCTTATTTAATACTTTGGTTACAGAGAAACATCCTTGGGCAGACACAAAAAGATTGTGATCCCTAatacttttcccttttttttcccttttcttgtaaattgtaaaatttatcatatgaaATTGACGTATAGGTAGTATTATTCTTTAGATTAATGTAAAAGTACCTAGGCCAACAATATTCTTTGgtccatgctttttttttcttataaagttGGCAGTGTACCTAACAGAAAAGCCATGGAATAATACACTGATGCGACATCGGGGAAAAAACCATGTCCATGTgctatttgatttatttttcatttaaaagtagtttaaaagagaaaataagtataaattttaaaggATGTAGTCTACAAGAAAGTAGGATAGTAACAATGAGCAAACCACGAACTGTTATTGCCCCCCTTGACTTGGAGACTCAGGATacagaacttcattgccaagtTTCTTTATTTCTTGTGTGTGCATACGGAGCAATTTTCCTTTGAGAATACTGAATATACAAAACAATAACATGTCCAGAATGATAGTAAGAGAgaacatcatatattcatatatagaatagaaagaacaaaatattaaaattaaatgagacaAGCTCAAAATTGAgcagttaaaaaaacaaatgtttatGTTTGTAATGATCCAGTTTTGTGTAATTACCTGTAAACTAGTTCTATAATcaactttaaattattatttttttgtgtatatCACTTTCCAATTTCCACCTAAGGGAAAACTAAAAAATCTACCCCCTGACTCACCATGTTTACAATTATGAGACTATACAGTATAcacctttcaagtttcaaccccAAAAATATGTTAAACATCAGCACACTTCATTGGTGCATAGCCAAGTCTGGATTTCTTCATATCATATAGTATGTGGAAATTCTGCTGCTGATAGTTTCCAATTATTGAAAGGGCAGATCGAGGATTCCCCAAAATAGCCAAACAAACAACATCAGGATCAATCTGGATAAAATAATTCTCCACTGGAAAATTCCACACTGCTCCATCAGCAAACAAGATTCCAAAGTCAGGTAGCTCCATCTTTTCAATTCCAGACACATTGTAACATGGCTTTAGAGGAggaaggccttcaacaagttcATAGCCCTTAATTTTCCTCACAAAAGCCTCCTTGATAATCTCATAAGCAGGCTCAGCAAAATATGTTAAAGTGGTGCCAGAATCAATTATGGTACCACCAGCACCTTCTGAAGACAAATGCCAAGTCTCCTCAGGTATCTTCAGCACCTCATCATCAACCATAACAGAATTTATCTGGACATAGTAAAATGTGTCAACTGAACCATCTTTCCCACCACCAAAAGAAGTGAAATTCAAATTGGGGTGGCTGAGGAGCTCCTTGTCCTCACCAAAAATCAACTTGCTGCTAACACTTGCATTGCTATTCCTATCCACAAGACAATAGGAAAAGGATTGACCATAGAGAGATTGCATTTGAGAAGCAAATGACAATGGTCCTTTCCCCAATCCTAGCAAACCAGCAGCACCATGAAATAGGCCTCTATTCCAATGACCACATCCAAACATCACATTCTCCACATGCTTCAACTCTGACTTCCCATTAGGAGTGGTGAGATTAACAGTGAAAGTCTCCAATGCAAAATCCCCAGTTGTATTGGAACCATCCCCATACCAATAAAAGTAGGGACAACTCTGATTCTCAGCCTTGCAAGGATTAGGTGGATCCGGGGATGAAACCAATTGGCACCGGGGATCATGACAGCTTATATTCCTAAAAGAACTAGAATCTTTGGGGTCATAATATGGCCCACTTTGCTCAAAACATGCAATGCAAGGAACACATTGAATCCAATTAAGGTCACTACCAGTGTCAAGTATCAGAGAAAAATGCTTAGGGGGTGTCCCCACAAACACATCCATGAAATACTCACCAGAGCCAAGACTCACCCCGGATTCCAAGGTTGCCACAAGCTGCCCGGAAACTGGACTTGTCGATGAAGCGGCCGGAGCAAACACTGGCTTGAAGGACTGCTTTGGTTGCTCCTTCTGTAACCTCTGCAGCCTTGAAATGGTGTTTTGGTTCCTATTTTCTATAACCCTTCTGTGAAGGTTCTGAATTCTGGTCAAATCTCTTACTGTGGAATCAATCACAGAGTTTTTAGGCTCAGCACCTTTGCTCCCTGATCTGTGTTTCAAGTGGAGTTTCACCGAATTCTTGTGTGGTTTTGGTGCTGGAAAAGCCTCACTCTCTTCATCAGTTTCTTCACCTGATGTCATGGTAGGTACAGAATGCCCAAGTTGCTCAGAATTTGAGAAGCTACAATCATTGTCCCCAGAAGAAGAGACATCACTGAAACTTGGATGATCAGGAAACTTTATGGCAGCCAGAGAAGATCCATTTTTGTTGATATTGTTGTGATTGTGATTATTGTGATTCCTAGAAATGGCTTCCACAACACAGGAGCATATCACAAGCAGAACCACAATGAGAGAAACCTTCAAAACCATAGTAACGATGATATCTTGTTTCTTGGACCCAATGAAAATCCAAGATCAAGCACCTAACAGAATTTCAGGGAGAAAATCTATTTCTTTATGGAAATTTCTGAGCTTGGCCAAGAGGGTCAAAGAAAGAACTGAGTTCACAAGTTTCTCTCAAAGGCAATCAATCAGAAGCAAAATCTTAAAACAAGAGGAAAATGAATGAAGAGGAGGGATTGGCAAAGTGaatggaaaagaagaaaaaaaatgtgaacttATGAGTTTTGAGACCAAAACATTGGTTTTGGCAGATGGAAATTGTTTTTGAcggagagaaggaagaaagaaggatTGAAAAGCAAGCTGGTGTGCCTATGAGCTTTTAATGGTGTGACTTTATTAGTAACAACGAATGAGAAAGACTTGGAAGCCTAGCGTCAAAGGTTGATCCCAACAACGCGGTTTTATTCACAATAAAGCCTTAATATTTTATGAGTTTTGCTGATTAGTATTCTGGGTTTCTTTAGTGAttgattaagaattaaaaata
The genomic region above belongs to Glycine max cultivar Williams 82 chromosome 14, Glycine_max_v4.0, whole genome shotgun sequence and contains:
- the LOC100305604 gene encoding ribosomal protein L18aB-like protein isoform X1 — its product is MVLKVSLIVVLLVICSCVVEAISRNHNNHNHNNINKNGSSLAAIKFPDHPSFSDVSSSGDNDCSFSNSEQLGHSVPTMTSGEETDEESEAFPAPKPHKNSVKLHLKHRSGSKGAEPKNSVIDSTVRDLTRIQNLHRRVIENRNQNTISRLQRLQKEQPKQSFKPVFAPAASSTSPVSGQLVATLESGVSLGSGEYFMDVFVGTPPKHFSLILDTGSDLNWIQCVPCIACFEQSGPYYDPKDSSSFRNISCHDPRCQLVSSPDPPNPCKAENQSCPYFYWYGDGSNTTGDFALETFTVNLTTPNGKSELKHVENVMFGCGHWNRGLFHGAAGLLGLGKGPLSFASQMQSLYGQSFSYCLVDRNSNASVSSKLIFGEDKELLSHPNLNFTSFGGGKDGSVDTFYYVQINSVMVDDEVLKIPEETWHLSSEGAGGTIIDSGTTLTYFAEPAYEIIKEAFVRKIKGYELVEGLPPLKPCYNVSGIEKMELPDFGILFADGAVWNFPVENYFIQIDPDVVCLAILGNPRSALSIIGNYQQQNFHILYDMKKSRLGYAPMKCADVLVAVEQQLRSQSKSAEMVAMRFHQYQVVGRALPTESDEHPKIYRMKLWATNEVRAKSKFWYFLRKLKKVKKSNGQVLAINEIFEKNPTKIKNYGIWLRYQSRTGYHNMYKEYRDTTLNGAVEHMYTEMASRHRVRHPCIQIIKTATIPAKLCKRESTKQFHNSKIKFPLVFKKIRPPTRKLKTTYKASRPNLFM
- the LOC100305604 gene encoding ribosomal protein L18aB-like protein; this translates as MVAMRFHQYQVVGRALPTESDEHPKIYRMKLWATNEVRAKSKFWYFLRKLKKVKKSNGQVLAINEIFEKNPTKIKNYGIWLRYQSRTGYHNMYKEYRDTTLNGAVEHMYTEMASRHRVRHPCIQIIKTATIPAKLCKRESTKQFHNSKIKFPLVFKKIRPPTRKLKTTYKASRPNLFM
- the LOC100527735 gene encoding cytochrome b561 domain-containing protein At4g18260; amino-acid sequence: MGVQQKLSAFLFQLSMFLLVSASQEHKKAKGRHSSKKDHNIKKLAVLLATAGAIMSIKSFNNSFSNNHQRLGVALYCIIWLQVLVGIFRPQRGSKKRSLWFFARRVVGTAVSLLGVLNVFIGLQAYQEKTSKSITTWNILFTVQISLIVIFYLLQ